A genomic window from Scophthalmus maximus strain ysfricsl-2021 chromosome 17, ASM2237912v1, whole genome shotgun sequence includes:
- the LOC118288832 gene encoding cytochrome b-c1 complex subunit 2, mitochondrial, with product MRGIRSLNTLPKRCYAAARRSEALTESLSGLKPFTAASHPPQNVQVSKLPNGLVIASLENYSPLCSVGLFVKAGSRYETVENQGVSHVLRLAANLTTKGASAFKICRGVEALGGSLSVTSSRETMVYTADCLRDHLDSLLEYLVSVTTAQEFRPWEVEELTSRVKIDKALAQQCPQIGVIEKLHEAAYKNALSNSLYCPEYMVGRVSPKQLQSFVEDHFTTSKMALVGLGVKHSVLRQVGEGLLSIRSGPGAPVAKSVYRGGELRVQNNDDLVHALIASEGGVAGSAEANAFTVLQRILGAGPHVKRGSNITSQLSQGIAKATTQPFDATAFNASYSDSGLFGVYTISQADSAGEVINAAIAQVRGVAEGNVSDADVTRAKNQVKADYMMSIESSEGLMEEIGAQVLTAAAYQLPDTVLQAIDTVTQDDVVEAAKKFVDCKKTMAASGHLVNTPFVDEV from the exons ATGAGAGGAATCCGCTCTCTGAACACTCTTCCC AAACGTTGCTATGCAGCTGCCAGGAGGAGTGAAGCTCTGACTGAATCCCTCTCAGGTCTGAAACCCTTCACAGCAGCATCTCACCCTCCTCAAAATGTCCAG GTGTCCAAGCTCCCAAACGGTCTGGTGATAGCATCACTGGAGAACTACTCCCCCTTGTGCAGCGTGGGTCTGTTTGTGAAAGCTGGGAGTCGCTATGAGACTGTGGAAAACCAGGGTGTGTCTCATGTGCTACGACTGGCAGCCAACCTG ACCACCAAGGGTGCATCCGCCTTCAAGATCTGTCGAGGTGTGGAAGCACTGGGGGGCAGCCTGAG TGTGACTTCATCACGGGAGACCATGGTCTATACTGCAGACTGTTTAAGGGATCACCT AGATTCATTATTGGAGTATCTGGTCAGTGTGACCACAGCTCAGGAGTTTCGGCCATGGGAGGTAGAAGAACTGACATCCAGGGTTAAGATTGACAAGGCTCTGGCTCAGCAGTGTCCTCAGATAG GTGTAATTGAGAAGTTGCACGAAGCAGCGTATAAAAACGCCCTGTCCAACTCTCTGTACTGCCCTGAATACATGGTCGGGCGTGTCTCCCCTAAACAG CTGCAGTCATTTGTCGAAGACCATTTCACCACTAGCAAAATGGCTCTTGTAGGACTAG GTGTGAAGCACTCTGTCCTGAGGCAGGTGGGCGAGGGGCTCCTGAGTATCCGCAGCGGGCCCGGAGCACCTGTGGCTAAATCTGTGTACCGCGGAG gtgAACTACGAGTGCAGAACAATGACGACCTAGTCCACGCACTGATTGCCAGCGAGGGGGGTGTGGCAGGTAGTGCAGAGGCTAATGCCTTCACCGTGCTGCAAAGGATCTTGGGAGCTGGTCCACATGTAAAGAGGGGGTCCAACATCACTAGTCAGCTGAGTCAGGGCATTGCCAAAGCTACCACACAGCCCTTTGAT GCCACAGCCTTCAATGCCTCATACTCTGACTCTGGCCTGTTCGGTGTCTATACCATTTCACAAGCTGATTCTGCAGGAGAG GTCATCAACGCTGCCATTGCTCAAGTGAGGGGTGTGGCTGAGGGAAATGTGTCAGATGCTGACGTCACCAGAGCAAA AAACCAGGTGAAAGCAGATTACATGATGTCAATAGAGAGCTCTGAGGGTCTGATGGAGGAGATCGGTGCTCAGGTTCTGACCGCTGCAGCGTACCAGCTCCCTGACACTGTTCTCCAGGCCATAGACACTGTCACCCAGGACGATGTTGTCGAG GCTGCCAAAAAATTTGTGGATTGCAAGAAGACTATGGCAGCAAGTGGACACCTTGTCAATACACCATTTGTGGATGAAGTATGA